The DNA segment gcaccccctccccctctcctcccccaagAATGTCTGCAGCTCTATAGGGTCTCCATGTAAACCAGACAAACATAGCTAACACCTATAGCAATAACAGAGCACATTTTTTGTCTTATTCTGTTAAATGGCTGTAGCAATAGAGTTGAACGTTTAGATCATTCTTAGATGATCAGTTGAATGTCATTGTGTACCTCCCATCCAGTCTTGATAGACAACATGCTGTAAATTCCTGTAAAGTGGATACATTTTGCATGATTTTAAATACTGCATTGAACACCAGAATTCGGCTCATCTCCCTTCTATTCACACAGGGTGCATTGTACATGATTCAGATGGAATCGAATTTGGCAAATATTTATAAGTTCGATCCCCATGCATGCCATATAATGATTTGCTCAACTTCAGCAGTCGGGCATACTGGTCGAGGGATCGCTAAAATTATCACAAGTACACTGCACCTGTTCAAAACAACCCGCCATAACCGTCTTCATTTTTTGTGTAATCCTTTGTTACCCTTCTGCAAATTTAAAGCTTTGAAACACACTGAAATGTCTGGGCATTTTCCCTCCTATGGGGCAACATTAAACGGTTAAGCTACGTTAAGCAAAACACAATCACTGGTGGTTCATAACTTTCCAATTACCCTCTCCCCACTAACATAAAGCCAAAATGCTATCCATTTCACAGGGATGCCTATCTCCTGCACTGCTAAAGAGATCCTCTCTTAGTAATAACGTCTTTATTGTTTGGTTGTGGTCTCTCTTTACCTTTTTGTTCTGGTAATAGTAGCCTACTTCAATGCATGGTCACATTTATGATTcatagtttatttgtttttgttgttttttactacATGGACTGGTGAAAAATCCAATGTAATCTTTCTGTAGTAAAGATGTACCCTTGCTGTACTGAAATCATGTGCTGTAGCCAACACGTCTTCTCATTGGATGCTGCTTCTGTTCTTTTTTAACCCTATATGGAGCATGGTGGGCCTTGCCTTCAGTCTAcgtttatattttacattttttttgttgcatggaATTAtactattattaaaaaatacaacaacaaaaaaacaacacaaattccaGATATACTAATATTTTTTCAATAAAGAAAATAGTGTTTTTCCTAACCTTCAGTGTGCTTCTTGCTGATTTCCATTTATTGTTCTCCCTCTCCCGTGTACCCCGACTCcagttccccctcccctccttcaccccaccccacctcctcccactgtGACATAGATAGACGATTTCCACGCTTCCGTCATCACAGGGCCTGAATGAGTCTATCTACTGTCATTCATAGTCTATGTTTACACAGATGCCTGAACAAATGCAGCATGCTATGACACAGTCTTAgtctcaagcctctgaccagGGGAAGTCATGATATCCCTTTTTGAGGAATAGAATATTCAGGGGATATAactaaaatatattttccatactaagaaaagaaaatacatttgtatatGTATGGGTTTACATTATGtagaaaaatgtattttattcaaaATGATGGACGGAATTTGGAATACTTGAATAACAAATGTGTTATCCTTGCCTTCTCCACAGTGGTTACAGGCAGTCATGCAGGAAACCTGATACATTTCTTAACCAAAACAACTTTTTTTCAGGTTGTGTTATAGCTCTGCTGCATTTTTCAAGTGTACTAGTAAATGCTATGTAGACTTGGCCTGTTTCCTCATGATTAGAGCTACTTTAACCTATTGCAAGAGATTGTTTATATAAtgagtatatttatatatttggaaGAAAAGCAGAAATAATTTACATAAGCGGTTCACAATACATTCTCAATTATattctaataaaaaaatatacaacaaTATGTACTACGGGTATTGGAGAATAAAATGAAATTTAAAATCTAATCTAATATGTCCTTTCCTGACAGGGTAAAATAAGCGTAAATTCTTCGCTATCAAGTTAGCTTTCAAAAATGTCTAACGCAAGTTTAAGCTTTTCCTTCCCGCCCTAGACAAagccctgtttttttttattcccatgAAGCCTAACGGCAACAAGTTTCTTCTAGTTTCTAAATAGCTGTGGTTTTGGAGAGCAGGGAAAACCATGGAACTGGCATGTAATGCTATTCTCGCAATTTCCCCTGGATTTTGGGGTCTGTAAGTGAGAAAAATGAGCATAAGTGAACttcaaaaacaataaacaatcgGCTTCGTAAACCGAAAAACATTAATTCAAcaggcattttttttattttttagcttCATAATGAACTTGGTAAAGTCATCTTGCAGACCTTAATGTGGATCTTGACGATAAAGTCATTACAGGAAGCCAGCAACTTTACAAGAACTTCATACAACACATTTGTCACAAATTGTTCCGGTTTCTTGTGTCCAGAATTGGCGAAACTGCGACCTGACTTCCATGGCGCTTTTGAATAAAATAGATGGGGAAATATGTCAGAGAAAGGTTAATAGCACTTGGAAAGTAGACACTGcgcaggcaaaaaaaaaaaaaaaagaactgccTCTTGTTTTCATGGTACTTCTGGTTATCATCATTTCCCCACCCCACAGAAGTATTTTTCACCATAGGTAAGCGTTAGGGCTTCATTAAGAACGCTGCATCACATACGCAGTGACACCACATTTCACCTACAATTAATTCCAGCATATCTCTCTCCTCAGCGATGTTGACGAGTTTCCttatcccctccccccttccgcAGGATCCCATTTCAaccggcaacagcagcagcagcaacagcagcacagCCATGCTACCTCTTGCCGGCACTTCCAGCTAGGCCCTCAGGCCCCGCTCCCCATGGACTTCCCCATGCCCCACCCCGGGCAGCCCCAGTCAGGCATTAACCCCCACCTCGCCCCACCGGGCCACCAGCATGGCCCCCCTCTCCACGCACCCCTCAACCCCCTGCCAGCGCCCCAGTTCCAGGATATCTCCGCCCCCCCCTTCCTACCTCAGGCATTACACCAGCAATacctcctgcagcagcagctcttGGAGGCCCAGCACCGACACATCCTGCCGCCATCCAGGTACCGCATGGTCGCGCTGAAGTCACCTAGGGGAATcgccaccggggggggggggggggaacggcaATCATAACCTCACCTGATCCATTTGAGCACTCCATAAAAGATTTGATTTGTTGCTGCATTTTGATATTTTAGAGTGACTTCGCTAAAGTTGCAAACAAGCTGCTGCACAGTGTCTAACTTGCAATAAGAGCTTTATTGGTGATGTTTTGATGCAAGACCTCATCCCTCTCCTACGCACCCGTCTCATGAAATAGATGAACAAAGGGTTCTGTTAATAGTTACTAAACTGATGGTTCCTTCCGGTTCACATAAAGGTACTGCTTTCCATTGAGTAACGTTTTTTTATCAATGATTGTGACTTTTGGTTTTGTTCTGATTGTCCTCTTGCAGACGCACCCCAGAGAGAGTTGCCCACCAGACCCACAGACTGAGACCAGGGTATGAGTTCGCCCCCCCTCTCCATGTCACCCCTCAGCCTGTGCTCCAGCAGCCCCGTTACCTGGCCGAAGGGACAGACTGGTAATCCATCCCATTACAGGGTTCAACAATAACAGACTGGTCTCAGGACCTTTTAACTGGCCCACACTCatagttgtatttatttgtgttggcTCTTAAAACCAGACTTATGGTCCTTCACATGTTTAATAATCATGCAtttacacaaatgcaaacacctCAAACACGATACTGTCTCACCCCTGCTGACAACCATCTTAGTACAACACTGCAGGTATATAAAATGCCTTCCAAAGTAGACACTTTAAGTTGTGGAAGAGTGTATGTGCAGCATATTGGATGTGATCATCTTCCTATCAACTGTAGTTCTTCCTCTCATTGGGGTGACCAACCCAATCCATATCAAAACGTTGATCTGTCTACTGTGAGGCATGGGCTTGACAGGAGCTCCTCTGTTGGCTGTCGTTCCCAGGGATCTGAGTGTGGATGCCGGGATGCCCCCCCACCAGTACCACCTCCATCCACTGCCACAGCACTATCAGCACTACCTAACCTCTCCCCGGATGCACCACTTCCCCAGGAACAATGCCTCAACACAAGTggtgagccccgccccccctccttaCAATAAAGTACCCGATAAGCGCTTTTGTGGACAAAGCCAGAGCCCTCGTTGCAATTCATCTTAATTACCTTCCCAGCTTTTTTGACTCGTACTGGGCATCGCGCTGCACTTTTGGACCCAAGAGAAATGGAGAACTTTTCCTTTAGTGTAAACAGGTCAAGCCAGCCGGCCAGCCAGACAGCCACTGCTGGGACGTGTCTGTTTGTTCATAGATTTCCCCCACCGCTCAGCTGACCTCTGCTGCTCCTGTGATGTGCTCCGCCCGCAGGTCGTCCACGAGATCCGGAACTACCCGTACCCACAGCTCCACCTGCTGGCTCTGCAGAGCCTCAACCCCTCCCGCCACGCTTCAGCGGTGAGAGAGAGCTATGAGGTTGGTCGCTCCTGCTGCTTCCCTCCAGCAGACACACCTGTCCTCACCCATTCATCACCATGCCTCATCCTGTGACCAAATTCACTCGACCAGCCCGCCTCACCTACTACTTCCACCACCAACCattcccccacccacccatccatccatccatccacccactcactcatccAACACCCCCCAATAGCTGCCACGTTTTTTCTTTACAGATTTATTTTGGGAGCAGAGCCGACCTTTAAAAGGCAAACACATTTAGAAACCATTCATtataatctttttttcttttaaagttCATCAGTGCAAATTGCATGTTTTTTGTGATCATCATCAACACATCCAGAGCAACAGGGAGGATGGTCTCTCCCCCGATTGAACTGtgtgccctcccccctctggtgTATAGGAGCTCCTGCAGCTGGAGGACCGGCTGGGCAGCGTGAACCGCGGGGCTGTCCAGACCACCATAGAGAGGTTCACCTTCCCACACAAGTATAAGAAGGTGAGGACCAAAGGCGCAGAAAGAatgcggcggtggtggtggtgggttggggaggggggggggggggatcgaggCACAACCCCAGAAGACTGCAGAGGGGGTTGCATCCTGTGGTTTTTCCATTTCTTAGGGGGTGACGCACTGAACAGAACAGTCAGGGTTACAGGATAAACAATTCCCACCAAGGGATGAGTCATCAAGCCTTTTAGGAGTCAATGTAATTAGAATATTTAGAAAAAACTGCATCGCTGTAGAGACTCACCCAAAAATGTCGGGGGCAGGTGagtcaaaataaattaaattagagcTATGTTTATATGAGGACCTTTTGTATTCTTTATTGCTACTGAGTACCTCAAATGTGTGACATATCTGTTTAATTAGGACATTGCTGTTGGCCGACACTGGCTGTCTGGGTCTGGGTAAGGCATGGCACAGTGAATGAATGTGACCCTTCCACAGAGAATACCACAGGACCTGAAGATGTGTCTTGAGGACGAGGAGCTGGACACGGACGAGAAGTGCACCATCTGTCTGTCCATGCTGGAGGACGCAGAGGACGTCAGGTGAACACTCGCTATTGGCTCATTAAGATGAACGCAAATGTTTTTGGGAAGAGAATGTCAAGTTAGCGTCCCTGACCCCGGCTACATGGTAACAATGTTCTCTGTAAGAGCTGGGTCTCGTTGTGAAGCTGTTGGTAAGTCATCCTTGATTTATCATGTATGATGTGCAGCGGGCTTCCTTTGAAAGAAAGTACATGACATACCTTGAGATGTTTTTATCTTGTCTGGTTTCCATTACAGTGGCCATCAATGTCGATCAACTATGGTCGTACAAGACATGCCATAATTATGTCTTGTACTGTACATGTATTAAATAGCTGTGCATTCAGTTTTAAATTGTGATGTCTTTCTGGGGAGTAGCAATCTCAGTATCCCCCAAGGGCCATGCTGGGGAAACAGATGCTCAAACTTTTATATTACACTATAGGGACTACACTTGCATTATATTCCTGCTGAATTGATGCGCATGAAGGGGATATCACTATTTAGACTTATTAGTATGTTCCACATGAATTTAAGTGATTAAGATTGACGTGCTAACAGGCTTTCACATTTCCTCATCTGGAAATATAGCAAGGATTTTGCCATCTTGCAACAAACGTTTCTTATATAAAGGGAGTGTGCAGCCATCCTATTGCGTTAGGCAGAATCTTTGTTTTATCCACCTTTTTGATACAGAATAAAAAGCTTCTCAGTGGGTCGAGGGAGCTCATGGCATCAGTTGACAGGCTGAACTGCATCAAACCTTTGGGGAGAGCTTTATAATGATGTTTTTAAATTGCTTTCTAGACCATTTCTATGAGGTAAAGTGTTTTTCGGGGACAACTCTAAACCCTTTGCTTTTGCCCATTTTCTAACATAAAATGAGTcacagttaaaaaaataaaagtttggaCAATAGGTCTAGCCTGAGTCACGTGTGAAAGGCTTCCTGGCCTTCCCCAGTGGCACACATGAACTGAATAACCCTACAAACACTCCCCAAAAAGTGTAAAATGCTCTGCTCTCAACTCGGTCTTCTATCCACGCCATGAAGGTATATCGATTTTAGTATTTGCTGTTGTTTAACCGCAGCCTAACCTTtttctcaccctcctccctcatctctctaGGAGATTACCCTGCATGCACCTCTTCCACCAGGGGTGCGTGGACCAGTGGCTGGCCACCAGCAGGAAGTGCCCCATCTGCAGAGTGGACATTGAGACCCAGCTGTCCGCCGACAGTTGATGCCCCCTCCTGCGGGCCACCCGTGCAGCTTTTTGGATCTGGTCACGTCATTCTTCTACCGCCCCCTTCTGGAGGGAGGCCGGAGGTCGAGCGCTGCCAAACGACgacaacaccacctcctcctcctcctcctcctcctcctcctcctcctcccgccctcTGCACCACCCAATGAGCCTGCCTTCTGAGCCAGCCGAAGAGCCAACCCAATGTGGACGAGGGGATCAACAAAGCACACGCAACACGGCAAGGAAATGTTGGgttggggcaggggggagggccgATGCATAGGTAGAGGGCTCATTAGATGGACGCTTGACTCTGGCTGaatgggagagaaaaaaaaaagggggtaaATGTCCAAAGACAGATGTGCTGAGGCTTCTTGTGACTCTGTCAGATTGTGTTCCCCGGTCCACTTTCTCCCTGTTACCGCCACCAAGATGTAACGCGCCAAATCTTtcaaactctctctcgctccctgtctcactcgcTGTGATGAGGTTCTCCCAATCCCCTCCCCAAACCCCATCACTGTTTCTGCcacctctttttctccctcatcACGCCcccgaccccacccccccaggccTGTGAAAAACAAATCCTTTAAGCTAGCGCCCCCTAGCCAAGCCCTCAGTACATCTGTACAGAACATTAACCAGTGGTTGGCATGAGGTTGTATGGTGTGCACTCTTGTAGCTGAATGCTTGTGGTGTTTTGGAGTCTAGTACTGAATTTCAAGTTATTTGCAGAGTAACAGTGTTGTGtagcaagcaaaaaaaaaacctttcgCTTTAAGACATATTTACGTGAATTATATAACCGCAGAGAGGAGAAatgcaacttttttttctttttaaaacgtGAAGATATTTGGAATGTTAAATCTTCATAGGCATTACATAGAAGGAAGCTTTACAGaatctgttaaaaaaaaaaaaaggccaaaaaactctcagtatctctctctggcGCTCTCTCGCGCACTGTCCCTCTCTTTTATCTAACATGGTCTTGGATTTACCGTTAGTAGACGTCATCAGAGTTGATGCTAAAACCGCTAACTGCAGGCATGGCTTCCAGTGATCTGTGTAGTGTTTGTAGCCGGGCCTCTCTACCCTAGAGCGGAGGCCCGGGATGTGCATGCTGTATGGCAGGCTTGGGCTGTGTCGTATTGTGGACAGGGATTGTTTTCTACCCCAAGTAGAGAACAGGGAGTGTGTGCACGCCtgcgcgtatgcgtgtgtgtcgtgAGCATGTGAAACCGTATACGATGACTCTGCCGATCCCACTCACCCTTGGAGGGGGACCAGAATGCACCCCAGTCACACCCCATCacactctcctctccaccctaacacacacacacacacacacacacacacacacacacacacacacacacacacacacacacacacacacacacacacacacacacacacacacacacacacacacacacacacacacacacacacacacacacacacacacacacaccaaagttGCCCCCAGAGACTGATCCACCGTTCAATGccgacctccccccccctccgacaaGTGGGGTCCCCAGAGGTGGTGCGCCACGTACATCCGTGTCTAACAGTGACCCCCTCTCCGTCAACCCCCCCTCCGTCGCCTCATTTAACGGCATGATCTCCACCCCGAGGACGCCGTGCCTGCAGAGTCCCGCCATTAGTGAACAGCAGTGTGACGTTTGTATGACCTATTTACCGGAACCTTATTGCCTAATCGAACAAGCACACGTGATTCTCTACACCTATTTAACCGCCTACGTTTGTTGTTTGTCGTCGTGTCGGCTCCTCCTCATTTCAATCTAATCTATGAGTTGCTcccttttttctgtttttttttgttgccaaaACGGCCGTGTCTGGTGTTACGGGGGAAAATGGGTCTTTAGTTTGCCTAATGATGTGTTTCTAGAATGTGTATGATTGCAACACaacccacccagccccccctctctccatgaTAGTAGTGATTGGTACTGCTAGTATGGCTGTGATGTGCTCCGTGATAGAAGCCGTTTTTGTCTGTATCATGCATGAGCCATGTTGGTGTAGTTCGCTTGAAGGAGGGTGAAAGGGAGAAAAGCcatccatttaaaaaaaaaagaaaaaaagaaaagaaaaaataccaaACGATTTTTCTTGACTTTTAAGTTGGGATTTTCTGTTGTCTGTTTCTTCCATTAGTTATCTTTTTTTGTTCCTTACGGAAATTGAGATTTCTTTATTTCGTTTTATTTCGCTCTCATGCCAATTTGGACAAGGTAATTGGGTGCCTTGTCTGTTTAACCATTTTTGAAGATAAAGCTGCAATGCTGAAAACATATTTATTGCTGTTCTAATGTAGCTTGTGTTTTGTAAATGCACTATAATATGGAGTTGCCTGATTTTTTGGTTTGGTGGTGTGGGGTCTCCTTGTCCTAGattatgtgtttgtattgagTTACAAGTATCTTCATGCTTCCTTGTGTACTATTGGAGGGTAACTTGACTGTTTGTGTTGCGTTCATTATTTtgattcctcttttttttttcgtatGAAACCTccatcccaaaaaaaataatcttgaCATGGATGAAAATGGAGTTTCTAGTCCACATAGAATGCTGTGATTTAAGATGCCTTAAGTATTTAACAATCATTATTTATTACTAActgtagctagctagctatcGTGGTGGAATATTTAATGTCTCTATCTCATAACTTTGCAATTTaatcaatatatttatttagaaataacacaaaatagaaaaaaataataccTCATTATGCATTGGTCGGTGGGGATGCTTTTGCATGCCGTCTGTgtgtttcctttcttttttttttccaaagaaagaaaaaaataataaccttTTCGAAAAGTATTTCAAAACAGTTTCTAGCCAGCATGGTGCTGTTGAACTGGATCACATTCCATCTGTGTCATACATTTTTATCACATTTTTGTTCCTCTCATCTTCCGTTATAATCACTTTTTTTGATCTGTCTGATCAGACCAGATGGGAGACAATCcctcaatattattattattattatggccATTGCTTGCTTTTCAAAACATGGTACAGCTTTATTTCCCATAATCAATACTATTTGTTTTGAGTTGTTTTTCAGTCTGCTTGATATCACCATGTTTAGGATATTCCATCATATCCAGATCTTAATTCAAAGCTTATTCCCTGCCCTGTCCCCTCCCCCCAAAAGCGGGGATCTGTATTATTTGGTACTATGTATTGCTGGCAAttgctttgtttgtgtggggtCCGGATGGTAGCTAACATGCTAACTCAAGCTATTGATCTTATTGAGCAAATTAATGGTGTATTACCGTGGTTATCCGGTTCTAGATAGACTTGTATTACACCTGGTTATAATAAGCTAACcacttgtttttctgtgtgcatTTTTCCCCTAATCCAGCATATAATTATACCACATTACGGATTGGGTAGCGTTGATTGGTCTTAACTATTATTTCATTTCGTGCTCTCACTGGCCTTACCCTATGCCCTCTGCAGTGTGTCCCATTAATCCAGAGCGACCTGGACCGTAGCCATAGTATTAACTCAAGCTGGTGAACCGGAATGAACAGTAGAACTCAAAGCACAAGCTTTTTAATGCATGTCCTTCTCAGGTTTTCCTATGTGTACGTGGGAGTAGCTCTGTAGATGTGTTTAATATGATGCTGTACCTTCTTGAATATTTCAGATGTTTCTTTGCtgctgagaaaaaaaaaatacacaaaacacaaaacccaTGTTGATTATTAACCTGCCAGTGAAAAGGGACACGGCCATCTTTGTACAACACACTGCTGTTTTGCTGTAACCGCGCAATGTTTTATGATCTTGAGTATTTTATAGAAAAAGTAGAAGTATGTATCAATAATATGAAAGCAATAGCTACATCATAATGAAGAATAACATGATCAGTGATTATTGTGGAAACTCTTTAGATTCACTCTGGGTGGATTTTGTACTGTATTTATTACTAATGATGATGCAAAAGTTGCATAGCTTAACCCAAACTGTTCTGtctcctttttttatttattgtcttGTATATGAtctttttgtatgtgtttttcaaATAAACCGCCTAAAATGCTCATTAAACATGtccctttcttttttcattttggcTTGTTGAATAGGAATGACGGACACATAATTGAGCATCATcatcttattttattattaaaaacaacCATTGTTGAAACAACAGTATAAAATCCAACATTTACTCATTACTTATTTTCATAGGTACATGTGTACTGTGGCGTTTGGTGAAAAGAAGCAGGTAAACAGTGTATTTGAACCTACGATTGTGCATCTGATCACGTGGCAATGTGGTCTCCCTCGACCATTTTGGTCACTAGACTCAAACTTATGTCTCGTAACGTCTGAGCGGTTAACCATTGAGATGTTTGCCACAGAAACAGCAGCCGTGTGTGAATTGGAGAGAAAGGTGTTTTCCAGTCCAGTCGACCAAAACCAGCACTACCAACATGGCAAGGCAGGCGGCCGTCTTTGTGTCATCGGCGGTTCGTAGATTTAACGGCACGTTGCTAAATGCCATACATACGACATACTAACATACTCTCGACAAAGGGCAGGGAACCCTCTAGTACTTGGGATAGAGCACTCTCTGGATCTGCCCGTCCGCCTTCGTCACGTCCAGCCACTTCCCACACTGGAAGATGGTGGTCACTGAGTTGGCGGTGTTGGTCACCTCGACACACTCCAGGAACCATCCGGCCGCGGACCCAGAGTTGTCATGCTCCACGGTGACCCGGAGCAGCTCGCCCATGTCTAGCATCTCCAGGACAAAGCGGTCCGTGTGGCCGCGCTCAAAGAGGTTCCTGAACTTCTGCCGGAGCTGCCGCTGGCCCGAGTCGCCGTTGACGCCGTATATGGTGATGAAGACGTTGGCGTCGGTGCCGGCCTCCTTCACGTCTCCGGTCATGACGATGATCTCGTACCTGACGGGCACCAGGTTGCGCACCTTGCTGGCAAAGCTCTCTATGGACTTG comes from the Gadus chalcogrammus isolate NIFS_2021 chromosome 6, NIFS_Gcha_1.0, whole genome shotgun sequence genome and includes:
- the ark2cb gene encoding E3 ubiquitin-protein ligase RNF165, with product MVLVHVGYLVLPVFGSVRNRGSHFNRQQQQQQQQHSHATSCRHFQLGPQAPLPMDFPMPHPGQPQSGINPHLAPPGHQHGPPLHAPLNPLPAPQFQDISAPPFLPQALHQQYLLQQQLLEAQHRHILPPSRRTPERVAHQTHRLRPGYEFAPPLHVTPQPVLQQPRYLAEGTDWDLSVDAGMPPHQYHLHPLPQHYQHYLTSPRMHHFPRNNASTQVVVHEIRNYPYPQLHLLALQSLNPSRHASAVRESYEELLQLEDRLGSVNRGAVQTTIERFTFPHKYKKRIPQDLKMCLEDEELDTDEKCTICLSMLEDAEDVRRLPCMHLFHQGCVDQWLATSRKCPICRVDIETQLSADS